The Mytilus trossulus isolate FHL-02 chromosome 13, PNRI_Mtr1.1.1.hap1, whole genome shotgun sequence genome has a segment encoding these proteins:
- the LOC134695054 gene encoding uncharacterized protein LOC134695054, whose product MAAPMSEKLTPRKTYLLGNICVVCGFSFIQKVKEANGIEVEHKYFDRKLKLSEERRKNINNVVGFECKGEGVCQKCYRSVEKVLKTEKESTDLKGKLRQSTQTVENTLLVSVPSPKRVSISKRMLRSPASFQPSKKSDIVPITTMPFNDITNTPNVVRSLPQILPKPTQQKLTEPSKKPARRSLDQSFSPSFTGEVEMLLLICSRRNPK is encoded by the exons ATGGCGGCGCCCATGTCTGAGAAGTTGACTCCAAGAAAAACATACTTACTGGGAAATATTTGCGTTGTCTGTGGATTTTCTTTCATTCAGAAAGTAAAGGAAGCCAACGGAATAGAAGTtgaacataaatattttgataggaAGTTAAAACTAAGCGAGGAGCGGAGgaaaaatattaacaatgttGTCGGATTCGAGTGTAAAGGTGAGGGTGTATGCCAGAAATGTTATCGTTCTGTTGAAAAGGTGTTAAAAACGGAAAAAGAGTCAACAgatttaaaaggaaaattaagACAATCGACACAGACTGTAGAAAATACTCTACTTGTGTCAGTTCCTTCCCCCAAACGTgtgtcaatttcaaaaagaatgcTACGTAGTCCAGCCAGTTTTCAGCCAAGTAAAAAGTCAGACATTGTACCAATAACCACCATGCCATTCAATGACATTACCAATACACCAAATGTTGTAAGGTCCTTACCACAGATTTTACCAAAACCAACACAACAGAAATTGACTGAACCAAGCAAAAAGCCTGCAAGACGATCACTTGATCAGTCATTTTCACCCAGTTTCACAGGAGAAGTTGAG ATGTTATTGTTGATATGTAGCAGAAGAAACCCGAAGTGA